The Spirochaetaceae bacterium region TCGCTCCGCTGCGCTGGGACGTCGGCATGGGGGCGGTAGTGCTGTTCATCGTGACGGCGGCGTTCATGCTGTCCGGCGCCGCGGTGCTGTACCCGCTGCAGAGCCGGTTCACCGGCTGGAGCCTGCTCACCGAGCAGCGCCACGTGTGGAGCAACATCCACGGTTCGCTGATCTGGATCTACTACGTGGCGATCATCGCCGCGCTGTGGGGCACGCTGCAGGCGTTCCCGGAGATCTACGCGCGCGTGATGCAGGAGTTCGGCCAGGCGATCAGCCCGCGGCGGAGGTGGGACTACGACCGCATCAAGCTGGTGGTGTGCGGCTACCTGCTGGTGACCACCTTCTCGATCGTCTGGCTGGACGTCCCGTTCGACATCCTCACCCAGGTCGCCGGCTTCCTGCTGGCGAACCTGTCGATCGCAATGGTGATGCTGGCGGCGCTGTACCTCAACTTCAAGCTGCCGCCCGCGTACCGCACCCGGCTGCCGATGCTGGCCGGCGCGGTGCTGTCCGCGCTGGTGCTGGTGGCGTTCGCCGGCATCAGCGGCTGGGGCCTGGCCGGCAAGCTGTTCGGAATCGGTTAGCGTGCCGCGCCCCCTGTTCTCCCTGCTCGCCCTCCTGTGGCTGCCCGCGGGAGTGGTCGCCTCGGCCCTGATCCGCGGCCTGGGCGTCCCGCCCGAGCCGCGTGCGCTGCTGTCGCTGCTGCCGGTCGCCCCCGCCGGCCTGCCGCTGGCGCTCGCCTGCCGCCGGCTGCACCGCAAGGGCTTTTGCATCACCGCGTGGATCGCGATGGCCGTGCTGGCGGTCGCCACCGTCGCCGCCACCCTGGTAGCCGGCCTGCTCGGCCCCGCCGCCATCGTCATCTACGCCCTCCTCCTCAGCCTCCCCGCCTGGCTCCTCGCCCTCCTCCTCCGCCGCAACCGGTAACCTGCGCTGGCCGCCCGCTCGCGACAGGACCGGAAACCACTCCCAATCTAACAATAGACATATTGCCAAAGAATCTATTGCCAAAGAATCTATTGCCGAATATCTTGCGTTGAGTGAGGAACATCATCGGTCAGGCGGTGGTCGGCGACGACCTCTTCGGGCGAGACTACGAGCTTGCTCGCCTGTGGGAGCACTTCGACCAGGGCGAGCACGTGCTGATGCTCGCGCCCCGGCGTGTTGGCAAGACCAGCCTGATGCTGGAACTCGGCGCCAGGAGGCGTCGTTGCGGGGCGCAGTGCACACGCTTGTGGGCGGCTCGATAGGGCTGGAGGGAGTGCTGCGGCGCGTCGGACTCACGGCATCGATCAACGACCTCGTACCATTCCGAGTGGACTCTTGGCAGCGTTCCATCGCCGTGGAGTTCCTCGAAGTACTCGGTCGAGACATAGACTTCCCGCTCGACGACCACTCGATCGGTCGCATCCTTGACTTGCTCGTCGACCCTGTTCCGTACCACGTGCAACTCTTTGTGTCGGCGCTTCGCGATGTGTGTCGAGGAGACGCCTCGCTGGTGTCCAGCGAAACGATAGATCGTTGTTTCGAAGAGCAACTCGCCGGTGAGAGCGGAACCGCTCATCTGGATCACTACGAGAAGCGCCTTGAATTTGCGCTCGATGAGCGCGAGCGGGAGATTGCGCATTCCATCCTCAGCCTTGCCTGCAGCACCCGCGAGGGCGTCCGCCTGTCAGACCTTGGCCGCAGGAATAGGGGAGTTGTGCCACCCTTCCAGCCGGTGCTGCGCGATCTAAAGGCCGACGGTTACCTGAAGGAGGAGGACAGCCGTGTAGTCTTTCGCTCAAACCTGCTGCGGGTGTGGTGGCGGAAACACCTCGGAAGAGGCTGATGGCGATACGGCGGCGTATCTACAACCCAGCCCACCTGACCCGCGACGAACTGAAAGCGTCGTTCGTCGCGCGCGCAGACACCCTCGCCGAGATGCTCCGTGTGATCGGTGGGCAGAAGCCGGACCGGCCATGCCAACACATGCTGCTCATCGGTCCTCGCGGTATGGGGAAGACCACGCTCGGCTTGCGGTTCCTTTACGCGATCGAGGACGACCCGGAGCTATGCCGGCGCTGGCAGCCCGTTGCGTTCGATGAGGAGAGCTACGGCATCACCAGCTTGGCCGAATTCTGGATTCACGCTCTGCGCCATCTGGCCGCGGCCACCGGAGACCCGCACTGGGAGGAACGAGCGGAGTCGTTTATCAGAGACGAGCTGGACCTGGAACGAGCCTCAGCATACGCACTTGCTGAACTCATGGACTTCAGCCAGGGCAATGGCAAACGGCTGATCTTGTTTGTCGAGAACCTCGACGCAGTGATCGGTCAGATCCATGATGAGCGGCAGATCCACAGCCTGCGTGCTACCCTGATCGAGCGCCCGGAAATTCTGCTGCTGGGCTCCGCGAATTCATTTTTCGAAGCGATTGGCGGATACGGAGAGCCCCTCTATGAGTTCTTCCGTGTCTTCAAATTGAAGGGTGTCGGACAGGAGGAGGCTCGTAAGATCTTGGAGACAACCGGAAGCCCTTATCGCGGACCAGAAGCCCCTGAGTTGTTAAGAGTCGAGTACGGTCGCCTTGAGACTATCCGGCAGCTCACCGGCGGAAATCCCCGTCTGTTGGGACTTGCTTGCCGGTTGTTGATCGAGTCGCCACTCGGATCAGCCTTGGAGGATCTGGAACGACTGATCGATGAGCAGACTCCCTACTTCAAAGCAAGGATCGAGGATTTGCCGGGCCAGTCACGGAAGGTGTTCCACTGTCTATCCGAAGGATGGAGGCCGCTTCTGGCTAAGGAGGTGGCGGCTGCGGCAAGGCTGACTTCCTCTCATGCCAGCGCTCAACTCAAGCAACTGGTAGATAAGGGGTACGCACGCGAGGTTCATTTGCCGCGCAGCAAGCGTGCACGATACGACGTCAGCGACCGATTCTACAACATCTACTACCTGCTTCGTTTCTCACGCTCAGGTCGCGTCCGCCTCGAACGACTGGTGGCGTTTCTTCACGACCTTTTTGGTTCCTCCGGTATGAGGACGATGTATTCTTCGGCACTCTCGAAACTCAGTGCTAGTGCAGTGCACGCGGATGATCTGGCCGATTGGCTGATGGTGTTAGCTCCGCATGTCGCCGCAGACCAGGAGTTTCCCGGACGTAACAACTGGCGGAGCCAAGCAGTTGACATCATTGTCGAGCGATTTGGCGCACGATCGACGCTCCTTAACGATATCGAAACTGCGTTTGCGGATCGGACATCAGACGAAGTCGATAGTCGATGGTTCAACCAAACGAGCGAATTCGTCAAGCAGGGTAGGATCTCGGAGGCAGAACAGATCCTGCGACGAGAGTTGGAGCATCGACCACGAGATGCCGGATTATGGCTTCGGCTTGGTACGATATTGATTCGTGGGCACCGCTATGAAGATGCTCTGTCAGCTATCGAATCAGCGACAGAGAATGTCTCGACACGCAACAATTCCGACTGGATAGATCTTTTTACTGTGTTGAATGGTGTTACGATTGGGGCACTCAAAGGACCATCTGAGGCGCTGACGATGATCGAGAAAGTAGCGGTCGAATCCTTCTCTGAAGAGATGACCATGGTGTCGCGTTGTGCTGGCGGCCTCGCATCTTGGGCGAAGGGACGCCTGCTCATAGAACTACGGAGGAGCGAAGAGGCCGTCCCTGTATTGCTCCGTACGCTGAGATTCTTCCGTCAGAAGGACCACGTGCTCGCGCGTCGTGCGGCGGTGGAAGCGCTCACCGCTGCTGCGGCAGTCCTTACCGGCCTTAGACAAGATGAACGTGCCATTGCTGAACGGAGACGTACCGTGGACTACGTGCAGTTGGATGATCCTGAACACCTCCGAAGACTTGCGGTTAGAGCACTGACAACAAACTGTATTGTACTCGCCAATCTTGAGAGGGATAAGGAACTTGAGGAATCCTGCAACCTGATACTGAACTATGTGTCTTTCGATGATGCTCCTGATGTTCGGAGACTCGCTATAATCGCTCTGGGGGGAAAATGGTTGTCGGAGTCATCACAAGGTAGATTCGATGGACTCGAAACCGCATGGAGTCAAGTTGGAAGGTACCTGCGCCGTGATGATCCTCAGGAGGTGATGACTACGGCTGCCGATACGCTTGCTTTGGGTGGAGGTATCCTGATTGACCAGAAACGGTACAGCGAAGCAGAGGCCACATTTGAAAGGGCGACTGAGGTCGATAATAGTCATCCTGTTGCCTGCGCGTATTGGGTACGTAGCGTTCTTTGGAAAACGACTCCTGAAAATTTGTCTGAGGCCGAAAAACTCGCCGCGCGGGCTGTTGAGTTGAACTCCGACAATCGCGTTGCACTTCTCACGCTTGCCAATGTGCTTGCTCAGCGAGGGAATTGGGCGGAGGCGTTGGACCGAGTCGAACAAGCTTTTGGGTTCGACGCCGGCGAGATGAAAGGAAGGGCCGGCGCGGATGTCTTGATTTCATTGATCGGGGCAGCTGCTGCGGGTTATGGCCGGCGGGTCAAGCGGATTATGGAGGACGTAGGTTTGGTCGAATCGATGGAACCACTCTGGCATGCCATTCGGGCGGAACTTGGGGAAGAACTAGAGCCGCTCCCTGCGGAGGTGATGGATGTCGTGGTGTTGCTTCGTCGGAGAATCGCTGGCGACCCGGCGCCGTCCAAATCGGATTAGTGCTGTAATCTTGGATCACTCCAATCGCAGGGGGTAGCACCGCCGCACTGTCGCGACGGAAGCCCAGATCGACGCCAAGGCCGACGAACTCCGCGAGGCATGGTGCCTTGGCATGGGTCCTGTATCCAGCCTCTGCGAACTTCTCGAAACCGAGGGTATCAAGGTGGTCGTAGCCGACCTTCCCGAGCGCGTCAATGGATTGGTTTGTCACGTCATCCGGGGCGGTGAGCCGGTCGCCGAGGCCGTCGTGGTTTCGAACCGGATCAATGTCGAGCGAAAACGCTTCACCCTTGCTCACGAGCTCGCACATAGGATCATCCGATCCATCGGCAACCCGGCAATCTCGCTGGAGACGGCAATGAATCGCTTCGCTGGTGCCTTTCTCGTCCCGCGCCAGCGTCTCCTGGGGGAAGTCGGCGCCAACCGTCGCCGCATTACCTACTACGAAATGATCCGCCTCAAGCACACCTACGGCGTGTCGGCGGCGACCATGCTGATGCGCCTTGGACAGGTCGGCGTCCTGCCTCCCGCCACCGTCCAGCAGGCATTCGCGACTTTCGCCCGCTCCTGGCGTAAGACGGAACCCGAA contains the following coding sequences:
- a CDS encoding tetratricopeptide repeat protein, whose amino-acid sequence is MAIRRRIYNPAHLTRDELKASFVARADTLAEMLRVIGGQKPDRPCQHMLLIGPRGMGKTTLGLRFLYAIEDDPELCRRWQPVAFDEESYGITSLAEFWIHALRHLAAATGDPHWEERAESFIRDELDLERASAYALAELMDFSQGNGKRLILFVENLDAVIGQIHDERQIHSLRATLIERPEILLLGSANSFFEAIGGYGEPLYEFFRVFKLKGVGQEEARKILETTGSPYRGPEAPELLRVEYGRLETIRQLTGGNPRLLGLACRLLIESPLGSALEDLERLIDEQTPYFKARIEDLPGQSRKVFHCLSEGWRPLLAKEVAAAARLTSSHASAQLKQLVDKGYAREVHLPRSKRARYDVSDRFYNIYYLLRFSRSGRVRLERLVAFLHDLFGSSGMRTMYSSALSKLSASAVHADDLADWLMVLAPHVAADQEFPGRNNWRSQAVDIIVERFGARSTLLNDIETAFADRTSDEVDSRWFNQTSEFVKQGRISEAEQILRRELEHRPRDAGLWLRLGTILIRGHRYEDALSAIESATENVSTRNNSDWIDLFTVLNGVTIGALKGPSEALTMIEKVAVESFSEEMTMVSRCAGGLASWAKGRLLIELRRSEEAVPVLLRTLRFFRQKDHVLARRAAVEALTAAAAVLTGLRQDERAIAERRRTVDYVQLDDPEHLRRLAVRALTTNCIVLANLERDKELEESCNLILNYVSFDDAPDVRRLAIIALGGKWLSESSQGRFDGLETAWSQVGRYLRRDDPQEVMTTAADTLALGGGILIDQKRYSEAEATFERATEVDNSHPVACAYWVRSVLWKTTPENLSEAEKLAARAVELNSDNRVALLTLANVLAQRGNWAEALDRVEQAFGFDAGEMKGRAGADVLISLIGAAAAGYGRRVKRIMEDVGLVESMEPLWHAIRAELGEELEPLPAEVMDVVVLLRRRIAGDPAPSKSD
- a CDS encoding ImmA/IrrE family metallo-endopeptidase, with translation MGPVSSLCELLETEGIKVVVADLPERVNGLVCHVIRGGEPVAEAVVVSNRINVERKRFTLAHELAHRIIRSIGNPAISLETAMNRFAGAFLVPRQRLLGEVGANRRRITYYEMIRLKHTYGVSAATMLMRLGQVGVLPPATVQQAFATFARSWRKTEPEPIPSDHGFAAFEKPRRFKRLVARAVGEGLISPVRAATLLNESLDSVERRISGPPTE